The genomic interval ACGTCGAATAGACAATCACCTCACCGTTCTCTCCCGCTTCGATCTCGACGTTCGAGATGATACGACTCACACGTGACCGTGGATCTTGCGCGTAGGCAGCGCCACTTTTGAGACGAATAATACGATCTTCAATACGCGCCTTATTCTCGTAGACAATCGAGACGTGTTTCTGCGGATCGAAGTCGTCATCGTTGGAGGGAATCCAATACAGTGCGTCATCGGTCCACAGCGCAAACCATTCATCATAGGCATGCGAGTCCATCAGACGTGCTTCGCGATAGAGAAAACTTTCGATGTGGTGACGATCTGGAAGCATACGAGTGTTCCTTGGTTGCGTGTAGGGGCGTATTGCAATACGCCCATCCCTTGTCACTGCGCGACTCTGCGTGCGGTTCCATTCGCCCGCCGACGCGCCGGAGCCTCGACTCCCTGCAGCATCACTTTCTTCCACTGCTTCCAGATCGCTCGTTGTGTGACTTCATCGGTGACCTGGCCAACAAGCGTTCCGTCAACATCTTCGACTTCTTTGTGCAATCCGCGCCCGAGGTACAGCCACGGATCGAGCTGCGCGCTCAGGCCCATTTGGTTGCGCTCGAACATCTCCAAGTCGTCGGTCGCGCCACCACCTGCCGGGCCATAGAACGATTCATGCCCACGCAGGCGCGTGACGTTAATGTCTTCCGGTGCATCCTTCAGTCGCGCCGGATAGAGGAAGACTTCAGTCTCATCAATTTTGATGGGACTAATCACACGGATATGCGCGCCGATGAGGACAAGATTGGGAAAGACCAATAAATGTGTCCCACCAGAGGTGAGGATTTCCTCTGTACGCTCGTTACCATAGCGTGCAACCATGGCCTCGTGGTACGCGCCCCCTGAAGGCGTCGTCGGCAGAGCAGTACGAAGGCCCGCGCCGTGCTCTTTGTTGTAGCGTCGGTAGTCTAACAACGCGTGACCATTCCCTAGATCGCGTGCTTGCGCTAAAGACTGACTGGCAAAGACGCCGGTAATACTCGAAGATCCGGTCTTGCGTTTGATGTTATCGAAGAAGGTCTGATGGACGAAGTTCGGATGGTAGCCGTCCATGCTATTTTCGATTTGAAACTTCCAGTTGGCACGATAGCCATATTTGTGAACACCAGTACTCACCTCGAGTTCACCCGTTGGAGACAGATCGACAAAGAGATCAATCTGCTCTTTGGCTGGCTTGCCGAGATGTTCATCAAGAGTGATACCGACGGGGCTCAAACTGCCAAAGACAAACCCACGATAGATACCTACGCGCGGAACTTTACGCAGCCCGAAATCTTCTTTACGAAACGACTCATCGTAGCGATCTTTGTAAGTGACCCCTAAGAGTTCTCCATTCGTGCGGAACGTCCAACCATGATAGGCACAGCGGAACTTGGCGGTGTTACCGCGTTCAACCTGACAGACAGCATTGGCGCGAT from Deltaproteobacteria bacterium carries:
- a CDS encoding aromatic-ring-hydroxylating dioxygenase subunit beta gives rise to the protein MLPDRHHIESFLYREARLMDSHAYDEWFALWTDDALYWIPSNDDDFDPQKHVSIVYENKARIEDRIIRLKSGAAYAQDPRSRVSRIISNVEIEAGENGEVIVYSTFNLTALRRSKMDTFAGRTTHKLRPDGDSFKIAYKKVVLINNDEVINNMTFLV
- a CDS encoding Rieske 2Fe-2S domain-containing protein, giving the protein MKPSRTTIDYTDLVKEDRVHGRVYTDPDIFAEEMDTVFHRGWVYVGHDSEIPNAGDFRLRKMGQQAVIMVRDEDGNVQLLMNRCPHRANAVCQVERGNTAKFRCAYHGWTFRTNGELLGVTYKDRYDESFRKEDFGLRKVPRVGIYRGFVFGSLSPVGITLDEHLGKPAKEQIDLFVDLSPTGELEVSTGVHKYGYRANWKFQIENSMDGYHPNFVHQTFFDNIKRKTGSSSITGVFASQSLAQARDLGNGHALLDYRRYNKEHGAGLRTALPTTPSGGAYHEAMVARYGNERTEEILTSGGTHLLVFPNLVLIGAHIRVISPIKIDETEVFLYPARLKDAPEDINVTRLRGHESFYGPAGGGATDDLEMFERNQMGLSAQLDPWLYLGRGLHKEVEDVDGTLVGQVTDEVTQRAIWKQWKKVMLQGVEAPARRRANGTARRVAQ